A window of Erpetoichthys calabaricus chromosome 12, fErpCal1.3, whole genome shotgun sequence contains these coding sequences:
- the LOC127529819 gene encoding early activation antigen CD69-like isoform X1, with translation MTWESSSSHCASQNSHLAVCEEEEELTFLIEEGRTYLTFWIGLRRDTQDNWKWVSEQPFTQGKWGLSGEGRCVCLAKQSMQVKPCETDQLWVCEKRAPLCD, from the exons ATGACGTGGGAGAGCAGCAGTTCACACTGCGCCTCTCAGAACAGTCATCTAGCCGTGTGCGAGGAAGAAGAGGAGTTG ACTTTTCTCATCGAGGAGGGACGAACTTACCTGACATTTTGGATCGGGCTGAGGAGGGACACCCAGGACAACTGGAAATGGGTCAGCGAACAACCCTTCACTCA GGGAAAATGGGGTCTCTCAGGAGAAGGGAGATGTGTCTGTTTGGCTAAACAATCAATGCAGGTCAAGCCGTGTGAAACAGATCAGCTCTGGGTATGCGAGAAGCGAGCGCCCCTTTGTGACTGA